A portion of the Pan troglodytes isolate AG18354 chromosome 10, NHGRI_mPanTro3-v2.0_pri, whole genome shotgun sequence genome contains these proteins:
- the ARHGEF25 gene encoding rho guanine nucleotide exchange factor 25 isoform X2, with translation MKPPDRPAPGRTDRILGVMGGMLRACALPGQEGPPRRSPLGLVGTEPESERTEGDHRRDREHEVLAGALQPESYSIAGSEGSISASAASGLAAPSGPSSGLSSGPCSPGPPGPVSGLRRWLDHSKHCLSVETEADSGQAGPYENWMLEPALATGEELPELTLLTTLLEGPGDKTQPPEEETLSQAPESEEEQKKKALERSMYVLSELVETEKMYVDDLGQIVEGYMATMAAQGVPESLRGRDRIVFGNIQQIYEWHRDYFLQELQRCLKDPDWLAQLFIKHERRLHMYVVYCQNKPKSEHVVSEFGDSYFEELRQQLGHRLQLNDLLIKPVQRIMKYQLLLKDFLKYYNRAGMDTADLEGKLTAQGKLLGQDTFWVTEPEAGGLLSSRGRERRVFLFEQIIIFSEALGGGVRGGTQPGYVYKNSIKVSCLGLEGNLQGDPCRFALTSRGPEGGIQRYVLQAADPAISQAWIKHVAQILESQRDFLNALQSPIEYQRRESQTNSLGRPRGPGVGSPGRIRLGDQAQGSTHTPINGSLPSLLLSPKGEVARALLPLDKQALGDIPQAPHDSPPVSPTPKTPPCQARLAKLDEDEL, from the exons ATGAAGCCCCCGGACCGCCCCGCCCCTGGCCGCACTGACCGGATACTGGGGGTCATGGGGGGCATGCTGCGCGCATGCGCCCTCCCCGGGCAGGAGGGG CCCCCGAGAAGAAGCCCTCTAGGGTTGGTGGGTACCGAGCCAGAGTCTGAACGTACGGAGGGAGATCACAGAAGGGATCGCGAACATGAGGTCCTCGCCGGGGCTCTGCAGCCCG AATCCTATTCCATTGCGGGCAGTGAGGGGAGTATATCGGCTTCTGCTGCCTCCGGTCTGGCTGCCCCCTCTGGCCCCAGCTCTGGCCTCAGCTCTGGCCCCTGTTCCCCAGGCCCCCCAGGGCCCGTCAGTGGCCTGAGGAGATGGTTGGATCATTCCAAACATTGTCTcagtgtggaaactgaggcagacaGTGGTCAGGCAGGACCATATGAG AACTGGATGTTGGAGCCAGCTCTAGCCACAGGAGAGGAGCTGCCGGAACTGACCTTGCTGACCACACTGTTGGAGGGCCCTGGAGATAAGACGCAG CCACCTGAAGAGGAGACTTTGTCCCAAGCCCCTGAGAGTGAGGAGGAACAGAAGAAGAAGGCTCTGGAAAGGAGTAT GTATGTCCTGAGTGAACTGgtagaaacagagaaaatgtaCGTGGACGACTTGGGGCAGATTGTGGAG GGTTATATGGCCACCATGGCTGCTCAGGGGGTCCCCGAGAGTCTTCGAGGCCGTGACAGGATTGTGTTTGGGAATATCCAGCAAATCTATGAGTGGCACCGAGA CTATTTCTTGCAAGAGCTACAACGGTGTCTGAAAGATCCTGATTGGCTGGCTCAGCTATTCATCAAACAC GAGCGCCGGCTGCATATGTATGTGGTGTACTGTCAGAATAAGCCCAAGTCAGAGCATGTGGTGTCAGAGTTTGGGGACAGCTACTTTGAG GAGCTCCGGCAGCAGCTGGGGCACCGCCTGCAGCTGAACGACCTCCTCATCAAACCTGTGCAGCGGATCATGAAATACCAGCTGCTGCTCAAG GATTTTCTCAAGTATTACAATAGAGCTGGGATGGATACTGCAGACCTAGAG GGCAAACTGACTGCTCAGGGGAAGCTCTTGGGCCAGGACACTTTCTGGGTCACCGAGCCTGAGGCTGGAGGGCTGCTGTCTTCCCGAGGTCGAGAGAGGCGCGTCTTCCTCTTTGAGCAAATCATCATCTTCAGTGAAGCCCTGGGAGGAGGAGTGAGAGGTGGAACACAGCCTGGATATGTATACAAGAACAGCATTAAG GTGAGCTGCCTGGGACTGGAGGGGAACCTCCAAGGTGACCCTTGCCGCTTTGCACTGACCTCCAGAGGGCCAGAGGGTGGGATCCAGCGCTATGTCCTGCAGGCTGCAGACCCTGCTATCAGTCAGGCCTGGATCAAGCATGTGGCTCAGATCTTGGAGAGCCAACGGGACTTCCTCAACG CATTGCAGTCACCCATTGAGTACCAGAGACGGGAGAGCCAGACCAACAGCCTGGGGCGGCCAAGAGGGCCTGGAGTGGGGAGCCCTGGAAGAATTCGGCTTGGAGATCAGGCCCAGggcagcacacacacacccatcaatggctctctcccctccctgctgCTGTCACCCAAAGGGGAGGTGGCCAGAGCCCTCTTGCCACTGGATAAACAG GCCCTTGGTGACATCCCCCAGGCTCCCCATGACTCTCCTCCAGTCTCTCCAACTCCAAAAACCCCTCCCTGCCAAGCCAGACTTGCCAAGCTGGATGAAGATGAGCTGTAA